A single window of Coturnix japonica isolate 7356 chromosome 17, Coturnix japonica 2.1, whole genome shotgun sequence DNA harbors:
- the TUBB4B gene encoding tubulin beta-4B chain: protein MREIVHLQAGQCGNQIGAKFWEVISDEHGIDPTGTYHGDSDLQLERINVYYNEATGGKYVPRAVLVDLEPGTMDSVRSGPFGQIFRPDNFVFGQSGAGNNWAKGHYTEGAELVDSVLDVVRKEAESCDCLQGFQLTHSLGGGTGSGMGTLLISKIREEYPDRIMNTFSVVPSPKVSDTVVEPYNATLSVHQLVENTDETYCIDNEALYDICFRTLKLTTPTYGDLNHLVSATMSGVTTCLRFPGQLNADLRKLAVNMVPFPRLHFFMPGFAPLTSRGSQQYRALTVPELTQQMFDAKNMMAACDPRHGRYLTVAAVFRGRMSMKEVDEQMLNVQNKNSSYFVEWIPNNVKTAVCDIPPRGLKMSATFIGNSTAIQELFKRISEQFTAMFRRKAFLHWYTGEGMDEMEFTEAESNMNDLVSEYQQYQDATAEEEGEFEEEAEEEAE, encoded by the exons ATGAGGGAGATCGTGCACCTGCAGGCCGGGCAGTGCGGCAACCAGATCGGGGCCAAG TTCTGGGAGGTGATCAGCGACGAACATGGCATCGACCCGACGGGCACGTACCACGGCGACAGCGACCTGCAGCTGGAGCGGATCAACGTGTATTACAACGAGGCCACAG GCGGCAAGTACGTGCCCCGCGCTGTGCTGGTGGACCTGGAGCCCGGCACCATGGACTCGGTGCGATCGGGGCCGTTCGGGCAGATATTCAGGCCGGACAACTTCGTGTTTG GTCAAAGCGGAGCAGGAAACAACTGGGCAAAGGGCCACTATACTGAAGGTGCTGAATTAGTTGATTCCGTGTTAGATGTTGTaaggaaggaggcagaaagCTGTGATTGCCTGCAGGGCTTCCAGCTCACTCACTCGCTGGGGGGTGGCACTGGCTCTGGGATGGGCACTTTGCTCATCAGCAAAATCAGGGAAGAGTACCCAGACCGAATCATGAACACGTTCAGCGTCGTGCCCTCCCCGAAGGTATCAGACACCGTAGTAGAGCCCTACAACGCCACGCTGTCGGTGCACCAGCTCGTGGAGAACACAGACGAAACCTACTGTATTGATAACGAAGCGCTGTATGACATATGCTTCAGAACACTGAAGTTAACTACGCCAACATACGGTGATCTGAACCATTTAGTGTCAGCGACCATGAGCGGTGTCACCACCTGCCTGCGTTTCCCAGGCCAGCTTAACGCCGACCTGCGGAAGCTGGCGGTGAATATGGTTCCCTTCCCCCGCCTGCACTTCTTCATGCCCGGCTTTGCCCCCCTCACAAGCCGTGGCAGCCAGCAGTACCGTGCTCTGACTGTCCCAGAGCTCACGCAGCAAATGTTTGATGCCAAAAACATGATGGCTGCGTGCGACCCGCGGCACGGCCGCTACCTGACCGTGGCTGCTGTATTCAGAGGCCGCATGTCCATGAAAGAGGTAGATGAGCAAATGCTGAACGTTCAGAACAAAAATAGCAGTTACTTTGTGGAATGGATTCCTAATAACGTTAAGACGGCGGTCTGTGACATTCCACCTCGTGGCCTGAAAATGTCTGCCACGTTCATTGGGAACAGCACTGCCATCCAGGAGCTGTTCAAACGCATTTCAGAGCAGTTCACGGCCATGTTCCGCAGAAAGGCTTTCCTGCATTGGTACACGGGGGAGGGAATGGACGAGATGGAATTCACAGAGGCTGAGAGCAACATGAACGACCTGGTGTCTGAGTATCAGCAGTACCAAGATGCTACTGCTGAGGAGGAGGGGGAGTTtgaggaggaggctgaggaggagGCAGAGTAA
- the NELFB gene encoding negative elongation factor B: MRSTWAEPRVLWPAMQLVQPWLCTIPELTQQRCNLETALGDGVEPLLPGTRNVCLAERVPDGRSERRTAPRWGTGSGRTAAGAGPAGRPAAMYAGLQELGVANGEDLKETLTNCTEPLKAIEQFQTENGVLLPSLQSALPFLDLHGTPRLEFHQSVFDELREKLLERVSAIALEGKVEERYKKLEDLLEKSFSLVKMPSIQPVVMCVMKHLPKVPEKKLKLVMADKDLYKACAVEVKRQIWQDNQALFGDEVSPLLKQYILEKENILFSSDISVLHNFFSPSPKARRQGEVVQKLTQMIGKNVKLYDMVLQFLRTLFLRTRNVHYCTLRAELLMSLHDLEISEICTVDPCHKFTWCLDACIREKFVDNKRARELQGFLDGVKKGQEQVLGDLSMILCDPFAINTLALSTIRHLQDLVGQDTLPRESPDLLLLLRMLSLGQGAWDMIDSQVFKEPKMEAELITKFLPMLMSFVVDDHTFNVDQKLPSEEKGPIPYPSTIPEAFTKFLQENRIACEIGLYYILHITKQRNKNAFLRLLPALVETFSDLAFSDIFLHLLTGNLTLLGDEFAVEEFCTSLFDGFFLTACSRKENVHRHVLRLLLHLHHKVAPAKLESLQKALEPTKQSGEAVKELHNQLTEKLELRKPSPAEVTETPSMELPLPTVPTPASR, translated from the exons ATGAGAAGCACATGGGCTGAGCCACGCGTCCTTTGGCCGGCCATGCAGTTGGTGCAGCCGTGGCTTTGTACCATCCCTGAGCTCACTCAACAGCGCTGCAACCTCGAAACCGCCCTTGGCGATGGTGTTGAG CCCCTCCTTCCTGGGACCCGGAACGTTTGTTTGGCGGAGCGAGTTCCGGACGGACGGAGCGAGCGTCGGACCGCACCGCGCTGGGGGACCGGGAGCGGACGGACCGCGGCGGGAGCGGGCCCGGCGGGGCGGCCGGCTGCCATGTACgcggggctgcaggagctgggggtggcCAACGGCGAGGATCTGAAGGAGACACTGACCAACTGCACGGAGCCGCTGAAGGCCATCGAGCAGTTCCAG ACAGAAAATGGGGTCCTGTTGCCCTCGCTGCAGTCGGCCCTGCCCTTCCTGGACCTGCACGGCACCCCCCGGCTGGAGTTCCACCAGTCGGTGTTTGACGAGCTgagggagaagctgctggagcgGGTCTCAGCCATCGCCTTGGAAGGGAAGGTGGAGGAAAG GTACAAGAAACTGGAAGATCTCCtggagaaaagcttttccttggTCAAGATGCCTTCCATACAGCCTGTGGTAATGTGTGTCATGAAGCACTTGCCCAAG GTGCCTGAGAAGAAGCTGAAGTTAGTAATGGCTGATAAGGATTTGTATAAAGCATGTGCAGTGGAGGTGAAGCGCCAGATTTGGCAGGATAACCAGGCTCTGTTTGGTGATGAGGTATCTCCACTGCTCAAGCAATATatcctggagaaagaaaatattctcttcagCAGTGATATTTCAGTCCTGCACAACTTCTTCAGTCCATCTCCCAAAGCAAGACGTCAGGGAGAG GTGGTTCAGAAGTTGACTCAGATGATTGGGAAGAATGTGAAGCTCTATGACATGGTGCTGCAGTTCCTAAGAACTTTGTTCCTCCGGACAAGGAACGTGCATTACTGCACTCTGAGGGCAGAGCTCCTGATGTCGCTGCATGACCTGGAAATCAGTGAAATCTGCACTGTTGACCCCTGTCATAAG TTCACATGGTGCCTTGATGCCTGCATTCGGGAGAAGTTTGTGGACAACAAGAGAGCTCGGGAACTGCAAGGCTTTCTGGATGGAGTGAAGAAAGGACAAGAGCAAGTTTTGGG GGACTTATCGATGATCTTGTGTGATCCCTTTGCCATTAACACCTTAGCCCTGAGTACCATAAGGCACCTGCAGGACCTAGTTGGGCAGGACACCTTACCCAGG GAAAGcccagatctgctgctgctccttagGATGCTGTCTTTAGGACAGGGAGCCTGGGACATGATTGACAGTCAAGTCTTCAAGGAACCAAAAATG GAAGCTGAGCTGATTACAAAGTTCTTGCCTATGCTGATGTCCTTTGTGGTGGATGATCACACATTCAATGTAGATCAGAAACTACCCTCGGAGGAAAAGGGGCCAATTCCTTACCCCAGCACCATCCCTGAGGCTTTCACCAA ATTCTTGCAGGAGAACAGAATAGCTTGTGAGATTGGGCTATACTATATCCTTCACATAACTAAACAGAGGAACAAGAATGCTTTCCTCAGGCTCCTGCCAGCGCTAG TCGAGACATTCAGCGACTTGGCCTTCAGTGATATATTTCTGCATCTGCTCACTGGTAACCTCACACTGCTGGGTGATGAATTTGCAGTTGAAGAGTTCTGCACCAGTCTCTTTGATGGCTTCTTTCTCACTGCATGCTCAAG AAAGGAGAATGTACACAGACATGTACTAAGACTGCTGCTTCATCTGCATCATAAAGTGGCGCCTGCCAAATTAGAGTCTCTCCAGAAGGCTTTGGAACCCACCAAACAG AGCGGTGAGGCTGTGAAGGAGCTTCATAACCAGCTCACAGAGAAACTGGAGCTTCGCAAGCCTAGTCCTGCCGAAGTGACCGAGACTCCCTCCATGGAACTGCCCTTGCCCACTGTGCCCACACCAGCCTCACGCTGA
- the FAM166A gene encoding protein FAM166A, whose protein sequence is MAATRQSTLFPRDPYHIPGYDGFLPQYSNQFGETFGKTTYRLLTDPHIRRSPRSVLAPLGKPRFIEDFSETQHGVQPFLPAHHGFFPHDRAKTLTNYPEADFGPKPYAVGPAVEDLTRTEPLLSHGGAGLSTCPPSTTWDPSGPPKGWLPPIPTAHGQHKAGAAAGIGQSVKAGGADWQLPKLEVPRVIQQKVIPGYAGFIPRFTWALGTNYMQSVKDSMAEFDRQQFLERNPIQSFGKRFPQTYWPANNIYTSAGLIPDYSGFVPQLRHTYALTFGNSTRKAYEMEQRRRACAL, encoded by the exons atggCAGCCACCAGGCAGAGCACGCTCTTCCCTCGTGACCCGTATCACATCCCTGG CTATGACGGTTTCCTCCCTCAGTATAGCAACCAGTTTGGAGAGACCTTCGGCAAAACCACGTACCGCCTGCTGACGGACCCACACATCCGGAGGAGCCCTCGCTCTGTGCTGGCACCGCTGGGCAAACCGAGGTTCATTGAGGACTTCAGTGAGACGCAGCACGGTGTGCAGCCCTTCCTCCCTGCACACCATG GGTTCTTCCCCCACGACAGAGCCAAAACTCTGACCAACTACCCTGAGGCAGATTTTGGTCCGAAGCCGTATGCAGTGGGGCCAGCAGTGGAGGATCTGACTCGCACGGAGCCCCTGCTTAGCCATGGCGGCGCTGGGCTGAGCACGTGTCCACCGAGTACAACATGGGACCCCTCAGGGCCACCAAAGGGATGGCTGCCCCCCATCCCTACAGCCCATGGGCAGCAcaaagctggagcagctgcaggaattGGGCAG TCTGTGAAAGCTGGAGGTGCGGATTGGCAGCTCCCCAAGCTGGAAGTGCCCAGAGTGATCCAGCAGAAGGTCATCCCAG GGTATGCTGGATTCATACCGCGCTTCACATGGGCCCTGGGCACGAATTACATGCAGAGTGTGAAGGATTCAATGGCTGAATTCGACAGGCAGCAG tttctggaGAGGAACCCGATTCAAAGCTTTGGCAAGAGATTCCCCCAGACGTACTGGCCTGCCAACAACATTTACACCAGCGCTGGGCTGATACCAGACTATTCAGGCTTCGTCCCAC agctcCGTCACACCTACGCGCTGACTTTTGGAAACAGCACCCGCAAGGCTTATGAGATGGAACAAAGGAGACGAGCCTGTGCACTGTGA
- the LOC107321618 gene encoding ectonucleoside triphosphate diphosphohydrolase 2-like has protein sequence MSWRELLPPWLVIVAGLTGIVLLCVSTKDVPIAPLRTKYGIVLDASPSRTILFIYQWTTTKANKTGVIKECSSCTVQGPEISNYSDSPQKVGKSLDTCLNWAQSKIPAEQHSQTPLYLGAATSIMQLNLSHPTRSDDLLAALTVALKSSPFDFQGVQILSSPDKEAFNWVAVNYILENFFKYDWRGQMVPSTNRMAGVLSIGGTSTQLTSKVEEGNQIPKDGVRLQLYEQTHTVYTHHCPCHGTDQLRSRLLSTLIQEQRSSKTVPNPCWPLSYSQEVQWNSVHTGPCAVSDDTLDIPNPDQVFNITGTSNPTACMRLVQSLLNSSSSCSFFNNSPKSADKLLQTRFLVISEAMDFLRKTAPSPDLGQAVNKLCEMSVKELVKESQTSLDALADYCTVSAFIFQLSTKGYISDFNQSIQAAFQIGDTSSVWTLGYLLSLTNTIPQDSPSFLKGIDPGVWSLLLILFVVLLTGSFMRISYRVMVKENSRSNRNSSVFDDN, from the exons ATGTCTTGGCGTGAGCTCCTTCCCCCCTGGCTGGTGATCGTGGCAGGACTGACAGGCATCGTGCTGCTCTGTGTCTCCACCAAAGATGTGCCCATTGCTCCACTCAGGACCAAG TACGGCATTGTTCTGGATGCCAGCCCATCCCGCACCATCCTGTTCATCTACCAGTGGACCACTACCAAGGCAAACAAGACCGGGGTGATCAAAGAATGTAGTTCCTGTACAGTGCAAG GTCCAGAAATCTCGAACTACTCAGATTCTCCTCAGAAAGTAGGAAAGAGCCTGGATACATGTTTGAACTGGGCCCAGAGCAAGATCCcggcagagcagcacagccagactCCCCTGTACCTGGGAGCAGCCACCAGCATAATGCAGCTGAA CCTCAGCCATCCCACTCGCTCTGATGATCTCCTTGCAGCCCTGACCGTGGCCCTGAAGTCATCCCCCTTTGACTTTCAGGGGGTACAAATCTTGTCCAGCCCAGACAAGGAAGCATTCAACTGGGTTGCTGTTAACTACATTCTGGAGAACTTCTTCAAG TACGACTGGCGAGGACAAATGGTCCCCTCCACAAACAGGATGGCAGGAGTCCTGTCCATAGGAGGAACCTCAACACAGCTCACTTCCAAGGTAGAAGAAGGGAACCAAATACCCAAGGACggagtgaggctgcagctgtaTGAGCAGACACACACAGTGTACACCCATCACTGTCCCTGCCATGGCACAGACCAGCTCCGCAGCAGGCTGCTCTCCACACTCATACAA GAACAAAGAAGTTCTAAAACCGTGCCTAACCCCTGCTGGCCCCTCAGCTACTCCCAGGAAGTGCAGTGGAACTCAGTGCACACAGGGCCCTGTGCTGTCAGTGATGACACACTGGATATCCCCAACCCTGACCAGGTCTTCAACATCACCGGCACCAGCAATCCCACTGCCTGCATGAGACTTGTGCAAAGCCTGCTcaattcttcctcttcctgcagcttcttCAATAATTCCCCCAAAAGTGCTGACAAGCTCCTCCAAACCAGGTTTCTG GTGATTTCTGAGGCCATGGACTTCCTGAGGAAAACCGCACCATCTCCTGACTTGGGTCAGGCAGTCAACAAGCTTTGTGAGATGTCTGTCAAGGAG CTGGTCAAGGAGTCCCAGACAAGCCTGGATGCACTTGCTGATTACTGCACTGTATCTGCCTTCATCTTTCAGCTCAGCACAAAGGGATACATTTCTGACTTCAATCAGTCCATTCAGGCTGCGTTCCAG ATTGGTGACACATCATCTGTCTGGACTCTTGGATACCTGCTGAGTCTGACCAACACCATCCCTCAGGACAGCCCAAGTTTCCTCAAGGGCATTGACCCAGGTGTCTGGTCATTGCTCCTCATCCTCTTTGTGGTGCTGCTCACTGGCTCGTTCATGCGCATCTCATACCGAGTGATGGTCAAGGAGAACAGCCGCAGTAACAGGAACAGCAGCGTTTTTGATGACAACTGA